Proteins encoded by one window of Electrophorus electricus isolate fEleEle1 chromosome 17, fEleEle1.pri, whole genome shotgun sequence:
- the fut10 gene encoding alpha-(1,3)-fucosyltransferase 10 isoform X4: MEKRHPWTKKILDSKQISQSAGTYAADNYHNFTAAVHKRCSDFNIDSLPLPRKENHQWALFHEESPKNNYKLFHEPVITLFNHTATFSQHSHLPLTTQHLESLHVLTSLAFFLPLAQKNHLRQTLAPVVYVQSDCDPPSDRDVYVWELMKHIQVDSYGQCLHNKDLPTHLRESTAMEEQGFYQILAQYKFILAFENAVCDDYVTEKLWRPLKLGVVPVYFGAPNIHTWLPSNRSAIVVDPNEPPEKLAQYLKRLDKNDWEYLTYLDWKLKQEVSNQRLVKELRERQWGVQDVNQDNFIDVFECMVCNRVWENFKRQKKGLPSRVWQAEGDHLTCPPPKMFDFATGPPNNSSLRHIWRSSYEQSVKEARALRQLTLRNRNFTVTQFWREVFSD, from the exons ATGGAGAAGCGGCACCCttggacaaaaaaaatattggatTCCAAGCAGATATCGCAAAGCGCTGGTACATATGCAGCAGACAATTACCACAACTTCACTGCTGCTGTCCATAAAAGATGCTCAG ACTTCAACATTGACAGTCTCCCTCTACCAAGGAAGGAGAACCACCAGTGGGCTCTGTTCCATGAGGAGTCGCCCAAGAACAACTACAAGCTTTTCCATGAGCCTGTCATTACCCTTTTTAACCACACGGCCACCTTCAGCCAACATTCCCATCTCCCCCTCACTACACAGCACCTGGAGAGCCTCCATGTGCTTACCTCACTCGCATTCTTCCTGCCCCTGGCCCAGAAGAACCACCTGAGACAGACTCTGGCTCCCGTGGTCTACGTCCAGTCAGATTGTGACCCACCGTCTGACAGAGATGTCTATGTATGGGAGCTCATGAAACATATCCAGGTGGACTCGTATGGCCAGTGCCTGCACAACAAGGACCTTCCCACGCACTTGAGGGAGTCCACTGCCATGGAGGAGCAAGGCTTTTATCAGATCCTAGCCCAGTACAAGTTCATCCTGGCCTTTGAAAATGCCGTCTGTGATGACTATGTCACAGAGAAACTGTGGCGGCCGCTCAAGCTTGGCGTGGTACCAGTGTATTTTGGAGCCCCTAACATTCACACATGGCTGCCGAGTAACAGGAGTGCCATCGTGGTTGATCCAAATGAGCCCCCAGAGAAATTGGCCCAGTATTTAAAGAGGCTGGACAAGAACGATTGGGAGTATTTGACGTACCTGGACTGGAAGCTGAAGCAGGAGGTCTCCAACCAGAGACTTGTTAAAGAACTGCGGGAACGTCAGTGGGGTGTCCAAGATGTCAACCAGGATAACTTCATtgatgtgtttgagtgcatggtGTGTAACAGGGTATGGGAGAACTTCAAAAGGCAAAAGAAG GGCCTGCCCTCCAGAGTCTGGCAGGCTGAAGGAGATCATCTCACATGCCCGCCTCCGAAGATGTTTGACTTTGCTACAGGTCCTCCCAATAACTCCTCTCTGCGCCATATCTGGAGATCCAGTTATGAGCAGTCTGTGAAAGAAGCCAGAGCTCTGAGACAGCTAACACTACGGAACAGAAACTTCACAGTAACACAGTTCTGGAGGGAGGTCTTCAGTGACTGA
- the fut10 gene encoding alpha-(1,3)-fucosyltransferase 10 isoform X3, with amino-acid sequence MEKRHPWTKKILDSKQISQSAGTYAADNYHNFTAAVHKRCSGTDFNIDSLPLPRKENHQWALFHEESPKNNYKLFHEPVITLFNHTATFSQHSHLPLTTQHLESLHVLTSLAFFLPLAQKNHLRQTLAPVVYVQSDCDPPSDRDVYVWELMKHIQVDSYGQCLHNKDLPTHLRESTAMEEQGFYQILAQYKFILAFENAVCDDYVTEKLWRPLKLGVVPVYFGAPNIHTWLPSNRSAIVVDPNEPPEKLAQYLKRLDKNDWEYLTYLDWKLKQEVSNQRLVKELRERQWGVQDVNQDNFIDVFECMVCNRVWENFKRQKKGLPSRVWQAEGDHLTCPPPKMFDFATGPPNNSSLRHIWRSSYEQSVKEARALRQLTLRNRNFTVTQFWREVFSD; translated from the exons ATGGAGAAGCGGCACCCttggacaaaaaaaatattggatTCCAAGCAGATATCGCAAAGCGCTGGTACATATGCAGCAGACAATTACCACAACTTCACTGCTGCTGTCCATAAAAGATGCTCAG GTACAGACTTCAACATTGACAGTCTCCCTCTACCAAGGAAGGAGAACCACCAGTGGGCTCTGTTCCATGAGGAGTCGCCCAAGAACAACTACAAGCTTTTCCATGAGCCTGTCATTACCCTTTTTAACCACACGGCCACCTTCAGCCAACATTCCCATCTCCCCCTCACTACACAGCACCTGGAGAGCCTCCATGTGCTTACCTCACTCGCATTCTTCCTGCCCCTGGCCCAGAAGAACCACCTGAGACAGACTCTGGCTCCCGTGGTCTACGTCCAGTCAGATTGTGACCCACCGTCTGACAGAGATGTCTATGTATGGGAGCTCATGAAACATATCCAGGTGGACTCGTATGGCCAGTGCCTGCACAACAAGGACCTTCCCACGCACTTGAGGGAGTCCACTGCCATGGAGGAGCAAGGCTTTTATCAGATCCTAGCCCAGTACAAGTTCATCCTGGCCTTTGAAAATGCCGTCTGTGATGACTATGTCACAGAGAAACTGTGGCGGCCGCTCAAGCTTGGCGTGGTACCAGTGTATTTTGGAGCCCCTAACATTCACACATGGCTGCCGAGTAACAGGAGTGCCATCGTGGTTGATCCAAATGAGCCCCCAGAGAAATTGGCCCAGTATTTAAAGAGGCTGGACAAGAACGATTGGGAGTATTTGACGTACCTGGACTGGAAGCTGAAGCAGGAGGTCTCCAACCAGAGACTTGTTAAAGAACTGCGGGAACGTCAGTGGGGTGTCCAAGATGTCAACCAGGATAACTTCATtgatgtgtttgagtgcatggtGTGTAACAGGGTATGGGAGAACTTCAAAAGGCAAAAGAAG GGCCTGCCCTCCAGAGTCTGGCAGGCTGAAGGAGATCATCTCACATGCCCGCCTCCGAAGATGTTTGACTTTGCTACAGGTCCTCCCAATAACTCCTCTCTGCGCCATATCTGGAGATCCAGTTATGAGCAGTCTGTGAAAGAAGCCAGAGCTCTGAGACAGCTAACACTACGGAACAGAAACTTCACAGTAACACAGTTCTGGAGGGAGGTCTTCAGTGACTGA
- the fut10 gene encoding alpha-(1,3)-fucosyltransferase 10 isoform X2, translating into MHFFLHRILDMARLSVRKLFGLCFCISSFLFLIITFQVVEEMGQFEQTAHTLPLKDTDELTHVHSNRDSTLFKSQWYPSIVWWSPLTGELGHLRECGNNGCFFTINKSYHSHPSTQAFLFYDFNIDSLPLPRKENHQWALFHEESPKNNYKLFHEPVITLFNHTATFSQHSHLPLTTQHLESLHVLTSLAFFLPLAQKNHLRQTLAPVVYVQSDCDPPSDRDVYVWELMKHIQVDSYGQCLHNKDLPTHLRESTAMEEQGFYQILAQYKFILAFENAVCDDYVTEKLWRPLKLGVVPVYFGAPNIHTWLPSNRSAIVVDPNEPPEKLAQYLKRLDKNDWEYLTYLDWKLKQEVSNQRLVKELRERQWGVQDVNQDNFIDVFECMVCNRVWENFKRQKKGLPSRVWQAEGDHLTCPPPKMFDFATGPPNNSSLRHIWRSSYEQSVKEARALRQLTLRNRNFTVTQFWREVFSD; encoded by the exons atgcatttttttttgcacaggatTCTTGACATGGCGCGACTTTCTGTCAGGAAACTTTTTGGTCTTTGCTTCTGCATTTCATCGTTTCTTTTTCTAATCATAACTTTTCAG gtcgTAGAGGAGATGGGCCAGTTtgaacagacagcacacacactcccccttaAGGACACAGACGAGCTAACACACGTGCACTCAAACCGAGACAGTACTCTATTCAAGAGCCAGTGGTACCCAAGTATTGTATGGTGGTCCCCACTGACTGGGGAGCTGGGACACCTCAGAGAATGTGGGAATAATGGGTGCTTTTTCACTATCAACAAGTCATACCATTCTCACCCGTCTACACAAGCCTTCCTGTTTTATG ACTTCAACATTGACAGTCTCCCTCTACCAAGGAAGGAGAACCACCAGTGGGCTCTGTTCCATGAGGAGTCGCCCAAGAACAACTACAAGCTTTTCCATGAGCCTGTCATTACCCTTTTTAACCACACGGCCACCTTCAGCCAACATTCCCATCTCCCCCTCACTACACAGCACCTGGAGAGCCTCCATGTGCTTACCTCACTCGCATTCTTCCTGCCCCTGGCCCAGAAGAACCACCTGAGACAGACTCTGGCTCCCGTGGTCTACGTCCAGTCAGATTGTGACCCACCGTCTGACAGAGATGTCTATGTATGGGAGCTCATGAAACATATCCAGGTGGACTCGTATGGCCAGTGCCTGCACAACAAGGACCTTCCCACGCACTTGAGGGAGTCCACTGCCATGGAGGAGCAAGGCTTTTATCAGATCCTAGCCCAGTACAAGTTCATCCTGGCCTTTGAAAATGCCGTCTGTGATGACTATGTCACAGAGAAACTGTGGCGGCCGCTCAAGCTTGGCGTGGTACCAGTGTATTTTGGAGCCCCTAACATTCACACATGGCTGCCGAGTAACAGGAGTGCCATCGTGGTTGATCCAAATGAGCCCCCAGAGAAATTGGCCCAGTATTTAAAGAGGCTGGACAAGAACGATTGGGAGTATTTGACGTACCTGGACTGGAAGCTGAAGCAGGAGGTCTCCAACCAGAGACTTGTTAAAGAACTGCGGGAACGTCAGTGGGGTGTCCAAGATGTCAACCAGGATAACTTCATtgatgtgtttgagtgcatggtGTGTAACAGGGTATGGGAGAACTTCAAAAGGCAAAAGAAG GGCCTGCCCTCCAGAGTCTGGCAGGCTGAAGGAGATCATCTCACATGCCCGCCTCCGAAGATGTTTGACTTTGCTACAGGTCCTCCCAATAACTCCTCTCTGCGCCATATCTGGAGATCCAGTTATGAGCAGTCTGTGAAAGAAGCCAGAGCTCTGAGACAGCTAACACTACGGAACAGAAACTTCACAGTAACACAGTTCTGGAGGGAGGTCTTCAGTGACTGA
- the fut10 gene encoding alpha-(1,3)-fucosyltransferase 10 isoform X1 translates to MHFFLHRILDMARLSVRKLFGLCFCISSFLFLIITFQVVEEMGQFEQTAHTLPLKDTDELTHVHSNRDSTLFKSQWYPSIVWWSPLTGELGHLRECGNNGCFFTINKSYHSHPSTQAFLFYGTDFNIDSLPLPRKENHQWALFHEESPKNNYKLFHEPVITLFNHTATFSQHSHLPLTTQHLESLHVLTSLAFFLPLAQKNHLRQTLAPVVYVQSDCDPPSDRDVYVWELMKHIQVDSYGQCLHNKDLPTHLRESTAMEEQGFYQILAQYKFILAFENAVCDDYVTEKLWRPLKLGVVPVYFGAPNIHTWLPSNRSAIVVDPNEPPEKLAQYLKRLDKNDWEYLTYLDWKLKQEVSNQRLVKELRERQWGVQDVNQDNFIDVFECMVCNRVWENFKRQKKGLPSRVWQAEGDHLTCPPPKMFDFATGPPNNSSLRHIWRSSYEQSVKEARALRQLTLRNRNFTVTQFWREVFSD, encoded by the exons atgcatttttttttgcacaggatTCTTGACATGGCGCGACTTTCTGTCAGGAAACTTTTTGGTCTTTGCTTCTGCATTTCATCGTTTCTTTTTCTAATCATAACTTTTCAG gtcgTAGAGGAGATGGGCCAGTTtgaacagacagcacacacactcccccttaAGGACACAGACGAGCTAACACACGTGCACTCAAACCGAGACAGTACTCTATTCAAGAGCCAGTGGTACCCAAGTATTGTATGGTGGTCCCCACTGACTGGGGAGCTGGGACACCTCAGAGAATGTGGGAATAATGGGTGCTTTTTCACTATCAACAAGTCATACCATTCTCACCCGTCTACACAAGCCTTCCTGTTTTATG GTACAGACTTCAACATTGACAGTCTCCCTCTACCAAGGAAGGAGAACCACCAGTGGGCTCTGTTCCATGAGGAGTCGCCCAAGAACAACTACAAGCTTTTCCATGAGCCTGTCATTACCCTTTTTAACCACACGGCCACCTTCAGCCAACATTCCCATCTCCCCCTCACTACACAGCACCTGGAGAGCCTCCATGTGCTTACCTCACTCGCATTCTTCCTGCCCCTGGCCCAGAAGAACCACCTGAGACAGACTCTGGCTCCCGTGGTCTACGTCCAGTCAGATTGTGACCCACCGTCTGACAGAGATGTCTATGTATGGGAGCTCATGAAACATATCCAGGTGGACTCGTATGGCCAGTGCCTGCACAACAAGGACCTTCCCACGCACTTGAGGGAGTCCACTGCCATGGAGGAGCAAGGCTTTTATCAGATCCTAGCCCAGTACAAGTTCATCCTGGCCTTTGAAAATGCCGTCTGTGATGACTATGTCACAGAGAAACTGTGGCGGCCGCTCAAGCTTGGCGTGGTACCAGTGTATTTTGGAGCCCCTAACATTCACACATGGCTGCCGAGTAACAGGAGTGCCATCGTGGTTGATCCAAATGAGCCCCCAGAGAAATTGGCCCAGTATTTAAAGAGGCTGGACAAGAACGATTGGGAGTATTTGACGTACCTGGACTGGAAGCTGAAGCAGGAGGTCTCCAACCAGAGACTTGTTAAAGAACTGCGGGAACGTCAGTGGGGTGTCCAAGATGTCAACCAGGATAACTTCATtgatgtgtttgagtgcatggtGTGTAACAGGGTATGGGAGAACTTCAAAAGGCAAAAGAAG GGCCTGCCCTCCAGAGTCTGGCAGGCTGAAGGAGATCATCTCACATGCCCGCCTCCGAAGATGTTTGACTTTGCTACAGGTCCTCCCAATAACTCCTCTCTGCGCCATATCTGGAGATCCAGTTATGAGCAGTCTGTGAAAGAAGCCAGAGCTCTGAGACAGCTAACACTACGGAACAGAAACTTCACAGTAACACAGTTCTGGAGGGAGGTCTTCAGTGACTGA